From Micromonospora rhizosphaerae, the proteins below share one genomic window:
- a CDS encoding septum formation family protein, whose protein sequence is MRRWLSALALAGTATVVLGGCVQPQRADGDLIDDWPALPAPRLFMPAPDACLPRLTAVVPAGTYETVDCARSHLAEAVHVGTFGPAAGGTRPEPGSAALRTARAECDQRAREVIGGDWHSARLNLNIALPPVTAWVAGARWYRCDLSETDSVDSTRAINRVGSLRGSMVGDNSLVHRCFDPKLIGNNLNYMAPVLCTEPHRAEFVGVYVERDLSWVQFTKASQQVHRRCMALIAAFANVPNNSDLPYRAGSIFYPPSRREWEEGDRGVRCFLWSDDRRLTRSMRGVGPQGLPAI, encoded by the coding sequence ATGCGACGGTGGCTCTCGGCGCTGGCGCTGGCCGGCACGGCGACGGTGGTGTTGGGCGGCTGCGTCCAGCCGCAGCGGGCGGACGGCGACCTGATCGACGACTGGCCCGCCCTGCCGGCACCCCGGCTGTTCATGCCCGCTCCGGACGCCTGCCTGCCCCGGCTCACCGCCGTCGTACCGGCCGGCACGTACGAGACGGTGGACTGCGCCCGCAGCCACCTCGCCGAGGCCGTGCACGTCGGCACCTTCGGGCCGGCCGCGGGCGGCACCCGCCCCGAACCGGGCTCCGCCGCGCTGCGCACCGCGCGGGCGGAGTGCGATCAACGGGCCCGGGAGGTGATCGGCGGAGACTGGCACTCCGCGCGGCTCAACCTCAACATCGCGCTCCCCCCGGTCACCGCCTGGGTCGCCGGCGCCCGCTGGTACCGGTGCGACCTCAGCGAGACCGACAGCGTCGACAGCACCCGGGCGATCAACCGGGTCGGCAGCCTGCGGGGCTCGATGGTCGGCGACAACTCGCTCGTGCACCGCTGCTTCGACCCGAAGCTGATCGGCAACAACCTGAACTACATGGCGCCGGTGCTCTGCACCGAGCCGCACCGGGCCGAGTTCGTCGGTGTCTACGTGGAACGCGACCTGAGCTGGGTGCAGTTCACCAAGGCCAGCCAGCAGGTGCACCGGCGGTGCATGGCCCTGATCGCGGCCTTCGCCAACGTGCCGAACAACAGCGACCTGCCGTACCGGGCCGGCTCGATCTTCTATCCGCCGTCGCGGCGGGAGTGGGAGGAGGGCGACCGGGGGGTGCGCTGTTTCCTGTGGAGCGACGACCGGCGGCTGACCCGCTCGATGCGCGGCGTCGGCCCACAGGGGCTCCCCGCAATCTGA